A genome region from Sphingobacteriaceae bacterium GW460-11-11-14-LB5 includes the following:
- a CDS encoding YajQ family cyclic di-GMP-binding protein: MPSFDIVSKVDAQTLDNAINNAKKEILNRFDFNGSKSTIDLDKKTNVVTIVTEDDMRLKAIEGSIISRMMKQNLDPKSLNFGDEHQASGNMIRKEISIKEGLDKEAAKKVVAKIKASGLKVQPSIMDDQVRVTAKKIDDLQAVINLCRNEDFGQPLQYINMRN; encoded by the coding sequence ATGCCTTCTTTTGATATTGTAAGTAAAGTTGATGCGCAGACATTAGACAACGCCATTAACAATGCTAAAAAAGAAATTCTTAACCGATTCGACTTTAACGGATCGAAAAGCACGATCGATCTGGATAAAAAAACAAATGTGGTAACCATTGTTACTGAAGATGATATGCGCTTAAAAGCAATAGAAGGTTCAATCATTTCGCGGATGATGAAACAGAATTTAGATCCGAAAAGTTTAAATTTTGGCGACGAGCATCAGGCATCGGGCAACATGATCAGAAAAGAAATCAGCATTAAAGAAGGATTAGACAAAGAGGCTGCTAAAAAAGTGGTGGCGAAAATCAAAGCCAGCGGTTTAAAAGTTCAACCTTCAATTATGGACGATCAGGTTCGCGTAACTGCAAAAAAAATCGACGATCTGCAAGCAGTAATCAACCTGTGCAGAAACGAAGATTTTGGTCAACCGCTTCAGTATATCAACATGCGTAACTAG
- a CDS encoding GNAT family N-acetyltransferase produces the protein MEISENGFIFSDKKALLVIDDIHHYLSVESYWAKGIPLDTVKRSIENSLCFGIYKDQEQVGFARWVTDKATFAWLCDVYIKESYRGLGLSKKLMSFMIFHPDLQGLRRYQLATLDAHSLYTQFGFSPIQNPENQMGIVIPNIYNQDPE, from the coding sequence ATGGAAATCAGCGAAAACGGATTTATATTTTCTGATAAAAAAGCGCTTTTAGTTATCGATGACATACACCATTATTTAAGTGTAGAATCGTATTGGGCAAAAGGTATTCCGCTGGATACCGTAAAACGTTCTATAGAAAATTCGCTTTGTTTTGGTATTTATAAAGATCAGGAGCAAGTGGGTTTTGCACGCTGGGTAACGGATAAGGCTACTTTTGCCTGGCTTTGCGATGTTTACATTAAAGAAAGCTACCGTGGCTTGGGCTTATCGAAAAAACTGATGTCTTTTATGATTTTCCACCCGGATTTACAAGGATTAAGGCGCTACCAGCTCGCTACTTTAGATGCGCATAGCCTGTATACGCAATTTGGCTTCTCTCCTATCCAAAACCCGGAAAATCAAATGGGTATTGTGATTCCAAACATATATAACCAAGACCCGGAATAG
- a CDS encoding 6-phosphogluconolactonase: MNLLIYKTLEELNQDLADYVIKIAEMSIEENDRFNFVLTGGSSPKALYHFLATEGQHRIDWEKVYFFFGDERNVPANDDNYNGLMAKKTILDPLGIKEDHIFYVDTTLAPEKAAIEYKKAIDKHFNGEDIVFDLILLGMGDDAHTASIFPHTTLVKDEEVNVAAVYVEKLDTYRISFTAPLINKADNVAFLVFGENKAEALKHVIGDEQKDVSTYPSQLIDPIDGKLTWFTDEAATKLLED, encoded by the coding sequence ATGAATCTACTCATATACAAAACATTAGAAGAACTAAACCAGGATCTGGCAGATTATGTAATCAAAATTGCAGAAATGTCTATCGAAGAAAACGACCGTTTCAATTTCGTACTTACCGGCGGCAGTTCTCCTAAAGCACTTTACCATTTTCTGGCTACCGAAGGGCAGCACAGAATTGATTGGGAAAAAGTATACTTCTTCTTTGGCGATGAGCGTAATGTTCCGGCCAATGATGATAACTACAATGGATTAATGGCCAAGAAAACCATTTTAGATCCGCTGGGCATTAAAGAAGACCATATTTTTTATGTTGATACCACTTTGGCTCCTGAAAAAGCGGCTATTGAATATAAAAAAGCAATCGACAAACATTTTAATGGCGAAGACATTGTTTTCGATCTGATCCTTTTGGGTATGGGTGATGATGCGCACACCGCTTCGATTTTTCCGCATACGACCTTGGTTAAAGATGAAGAAGTAAACGTTGCAGCGGTATACGTAGAAAAATTAGATACTTATCGCATTAGCTTTACCGCACCATTAATTAACAAGGCAGATAATGTGGCGTTCCTGGTGTTTGGCGAAAATAAAGCCGAAGCCTTAAAACATGTTATTGGCGACGAGCAAAAAGATGTATCGACTTACCCTTCTCAGTTAATTGATCCTATTGATGGAAAATTAACCTGGTTTACCGATGAGGCGGCCACAAAATTATTAGAAGACTAA
- a CDS encoding glucose-6-phosphate dehydrogenase, with translation MKTKTALNPTIFVIFGGTGDLNKRKLAPALYNLFMEGYMPDKFAIIGTGRTEFTDDSYKTALEEAVNEFSRSGKVKKDKWDDFGNTIHYCPTDFAQPKTFENLKAAVDKYQKEYGAGTQVIFYLAVAPNFFPIIAECLQKYKLTQDEDNSRIVIEKPFGHDLESAKELNALLSTIFTEKQIYRIDHYLGKETVQNMMAFRFANALFEPLWNRSYIDHVQISVTEQLGVGDRGGYYEGSGALRDMIQNHLLQLLCLVGMEAPINFDADEIRNRKVEVLRAMRPFSAEDIRFHTVRGQYSKGWVEGKEVPGYRQEKGVDAHSNTETFAAVKFHIDNWRWQGIPFYLRTGKRLNQTSSLITIQFRDVPHQIFSSGVTENWQQNRLVISIQPEMSIRMQVQAKRPGLDMVLNPVDMIFDYKGTYEGDTPEAYETLLLDAMMGDQTLFMRGDQVEAAWELVMPILNTWESKKSINFPNYPADSWGPEEAEALIARDGFHWFNLPLKNKE, from the coding sequence ATGAAAACCAAAACCGCATTAAACCCTACCATTTTTGTAATATTTGGTGGAACAGGTGACTTAAATAAAAGAAAATTAGCACCTGCCCTATATAATTTATTTATGGAGGGTTACATGCCTGATAAGTTTGCTATTATTGGTACAGGAAGAACTGAATTTACTGATGATAGTTACAAAACGGCTTTAGAAGAGGCTGTGAACGAGTTTTCGCGAAGCGGAAAAGTTAAAAAAGATAAATGGGACGATTTCGGAAATACCATCCATTATTGCCCTACCGATTTTGCCCAGCCAAAAACTTTCGAAAATCTTAAAGCAGCTGTCGATAAATATCAAAAAGAATACGGCGCAGGTACACAGGTAATTTTCTACCTGGCTGTTGCCCCTAACTTCTTCCCGATTATTGCGGAATGTTTACAAAAATATAAACTTACGCAAGATGAAGACAATAGCCGCATCGTTATTGAGAAACCTTTTGGTCATGATTTAGAATCGGCAAAAGAACTCAATGCATTATTAAGTACCATTTTTACTGAAAAACAGATCTATCGTATCGACCATTACTTAGGTAAAGAAACGGTACAAAACATGATGGCTTTCCGTTTTGCCAATGCATTGTTCGAGCCGTTATGGAACAGGTCTTATATCGATCACGTTCAGATTTCGGTTACCGAACAGTTAGGTGTAGGCGATCGCGGAGGTTACTACGAAGGTTCTGGTGCTTTGAGAGATATGATCCAGAATCACCTCTTGCAATTGCTTTGCTTGGTTGGAATGGAAGCACCAATTAATTTTGATGCCGATGAAATCAGGAACCGTAAGGTGGAGGTTTTAAGAGCGATGCGTCCTTTTTCTGCTGAAGATATCCGTTTTCATACGGTTCGCGGCCAATACAGCAAAGGCTGGGTTGAAGGTAAGGAAGTTCCGGGATACCGTCAGGAAAAAGGTGTTGATGCACACTCTAATACCGAAACTTTTGCAGCAGTTAAATTCCATATCGATAACTGGAGATGGCAGGGAATTCCTTTCTATTTGAGAACTGGAAAACGCCTGAACCAGACATCATCTTTAATTACCATTCAGTTTAGGGATGTTCCACATCAGATTTTCTCATCAGGTGTAACCGAAAACTGGCAGCAAAACAGGTTGGTGATCAGCATACAGCCGGAAATGAGTATCCGCATGCAGGTACAAGCTAAGAGACCTGGATTAGACATGGTATTAAACCCTGTTGATATGATATTCGATTATAAAGGAACTTACGAGGGTGATACCCCGGAAGCTTACGAAACCTTATTATTGGATGCGATGATGGGCGATCAAACCTTGTTTATGCGCGGCGATCAGGTAGAGGCGGCATGGGAACTGGTGATGCCAATTTTAAATACATGGGAAAGCAAAAAATCAATCAATTTCCCTAATTACCCTGCCGATAGCTGGGGACCAGAAGAAGCTGAAGCACTTATCGCAAGAGATGGTTTCCACTGGTTTAACCTGCCGTTGAAGAATAAGGAATAA
- a CDS encoding phosphogluconate dehydrogenase (NADP(+)-dependent, decarboxylating): MANNDSKKYKLGMIGLGTMGRNLLLNMADKGFSVTGYDKDRKMISKLEEEGKKHNLEGFDDIESFISSLQTSRTLILLVPAGPIVDSVIAELKPLLSKGDIIIDSGNSHFTDTNRRVDELEKDGLHFFGMGISGGEEGARFGPSMMPGGDKQAYNVVKDVFDAVAAKVGTDPCVTYIGPGASGHFVKMVHNGIEYAIMELIAEVYGILKNGLGYSNNEIYQVFKKWNEGRLQSFLLEITAEIFLFKDTETQNDLLDQIKDEARSKGTGKWTSEVSMELQLPVPTINEAVSNRDLSKFKKLRVSLEEAFGKKDTKIAVTVDELEDAFYFSMISAYAQGMHLLVQASKEYQYDLQLQEIAKIWRGGCIIRAKFLEDIYQAYDKNNALEHLFGDAGIQNIIKGTLPGTRKTISACINSGLGIPAFASTLTYFDTITTARMPSNLIQAQRDFFGAHTFERIDKDGVFHADWNKLS, from the coding sequence ATGGCAAATAACGATTCGAAAAAATATAAATTGGGAATGATCGGTTTAGGCACGATGGGCCGGAACTTATTATTAAACATGGCTGATAAAGGCTTCTCTGTAACAGGTTACGATAAAGACAGAAAAATGATCTCGAAACTTGAAGAAGAAGGCAAAAAACACAACTTAGAAGGATTTGACGATATTGAAAGCTTTATTTCCAGCTTACAAACATCACGTACGTTAATCTTATTAGTACCAGCCGGACCAATTGTAGATAGCGTTATTGCAGAATTAAAACCGCTTTTAAGCAAAGGTGACATTATTATCGATAGTGGAAATTCACATTTTACTGATACCAACCGCCGTGTTGACGAACTGGAAAAAGATGGTCTGCATTTCTTCGGAATGGGCATTTCTGGTGGCGAAGAAGGTGCACGTTTTGGTCCGAGTATGATGCCAGGTGGCGATAAACAAGCTTATAACGTCGTAAAAGACGTTTTTGACGCTGTAGCGGCTAAAGTTGGAACCGATCCTTGCGTAACTTACATTGGCCCTGGTGCTTCTGGTCACTTTGTTAAAATGGTGCACAATGGAATCGAATATGCCATTATGGAGCTTATTGCTGAGGTATACGGAATCCTTAAAAATGGTTTAGGTTATTCTAACAACGAAATATATCAGGTATTTAAAAAATGGAACGAAGGCAGACTGCAATCATTCTTATTGGAAATTACTGCCGAAATCTTCCTTTTTAAAGATACCGAAACACAAAACGATCTTTTAGATCAGATTAAAGATGAAGCACGCTCAAAAGGAACCGGAAAATGGACTTCAGAAGTTTCAATGGAACTGCAGTTACCGGTACCCACAATTAACGAAGCTGTTTCTAACCGCGATTTATCTAAATTCAAAAAACTAAGGGTTTCTTTAGAAGAAGCGTTTGGTAAAAAAGATACTAAAATAGCGGTGACTGTTGATGAACTGGAAGATGCATTTTACTTCTCTATGATCAGTGCCTATGCACAGGGGATGCATTTACTCGTTCAGGCATCAAAAGAATATCAATACGACTTACAATTACAGGAAATTGCCAAAATCTGGCGTGGAGGCTGTATCATCAGGGCTAAATTCTTAGAAGATATTTATCAGGCTTACGATAAAAACAATGCGTTGGAGCATTTATTCGGTGATGCAGGTATCCAGAACATCATCAAAGGTACTTTGCCGGGCACACGCAAAACAATCAGTGCGTGTATTAATTCAGGACTGGGTATTCCGGCATTTGCCTCTACCCTAACCTATTTCGATACCATTACAACGGCCCGCATGCCTTCAAATTTAATCCAGGCACAAAGAGATTTCTTTGGTGCACACACTTTCGAACGTATTGATAAAGATGGTGTTTTTCATGCCGACTGGAATAAATTATCATAA
- a CDS encoding sterol desaturase — translation MTVNYLAFAIPAFFIFVFIEFKIAQHQKKAKIFKYESTVANFSVGIAERLLNLFIAASFYQVYDWIYIHYSIFDISTKWYVWILLLLSTDLVWYWYHRLGHEINFLWAAHIVHHQSEEFNLSAAARITTIQAIFRNVFWCILPLIGFHPNMIITILLAHGAYSFFTHTQLIGKLGWLENILITPSLHGVHHASDEKYLDKNYGDVFVFWDKLFGTFQAEEEAPKYGLTHPIKSYSFLWQHFHYYLEIGEAYRRANGFKAKWNAIFGSPALMDQNIRPILEERYFQHKKQDLAKPKFKTYLNIQLILVVAMLTGATLFYSALTSFNKGAILVFILVTLINIGALLEQRRWIYYLECFRLILIFAFFFYTFNLVPFLIFPVIVLIALERTFSLRKLYMKHVFEYVKAG, via the coding sequence ATGACGGTAAACTACCTTGCTTTTGCTATTCCAGCATTTTTTATTTTTGTATTTATTGAATTTAAGATCGCCCAGCACCAAAAGAAGGCGAAAATTTTTAAATACGAAAGTACAGTTGCGAATTTTAGCGTAGGGATTGCCGAAAGGTTGCTGAATTTATTTATTGCCGCCAGTTTTTATCAGGTGTACGATTGGATATATATACATTATTCAATTTTCGATATTTCTACCAAGTGGTATGTATGGATATTACTACTGCTCTCAACGGATCTTGTTTGGTACTGGTACCACAGGCTGGGGCACGAAATTAATTTTTTGTGGGCTGCACACATTGTGCATCACCAGAGTGAAGAATTTAATTTATCGGCGGCGGCAAGAATTACGACCATTCAAGCCATTTTCCGCAATGTGTTTTGGTGTATATTGCCATTAATTGGTTTTCATCCCAATATGATTATTACCATACTTTTAGCGCATGGAGCCTATTCATTTTTTACACATACGCAATTAATCGGCAAACTTGGCTGGCTGGAAAATATATTGATTACGCCTTCCTTACATGGTGTGCACCATGCCTCTGACGAAAAATACCTGGATAAAAACTACGGCGATGTTTTTGTTTTCTGGGATAAATTATTTGGTACTTTCCAGGCCGAAGAAGAGGCGCCAAAATATGGTTTAACACATCCTATTAAAAGTTATAGTTTCCTGTGGCAGCATTTCCACTACTATTTAGAAATAGGAGAGGCATACAGACGTGCAAATGGATTCAAGGCCAAGTGGAATGCGATTTTCGGAAGCCCTGCCTTGATGGACCAGAACATTCGTCCGATTTTAGAAGAACGGTACTTTCAGCATAAAAAACAGGATCTTGCTAAACCGAAGTTTAAAACCTACTTAAATATACAGTTGATCCTGGTCGTTGCCATGCTTACGGGTGCTACTTTATTTTATAGTGCTTTAACATCATTCAATAAAGGTGCAATACTTGTGTTTATACTGGTTACCTTAATCAATATAGGTGCTCTTTTAGAGCAAAGAAGATGGATTTATTATTTGGAGTGCTTCAGACTGATTTTGATTTTTGCCTTCTTTTTCTACACTTTTAACCTGGTACCGTTTTTAATATTCCCGGTAATTGTTTTGATTGCGCTGGAACGGACATTCTCTTTACGTAAACTTTACATGAAGCATGTATTTGAGTACGTAAAGGCAGGTTAA
- a CDS encoding polyphosphate kinase 1 produces the protein MSNKKIPFFNREISWLYFNERVLQEAADETVPLIERIKFLSIFSSNLEEFYRVRVATMTRLTNLNDKAKALLGFNPKKILNEIKNIVVKQERKFDQLFQATLINELAQNRIFILNDTQLNVSRGEFVKNHFRDKILSNLVPIMLDMDKPFPELKDRYLYFFVKLSKKDTKVKEKYALIEIPPNLPRFLVLPETNDLKFIILAEDIIRYCLDDIFYVFTYDNLEAYSIQLTRDAELDIDKNINDKFIEDLKSSLEKRKKGKPMRLLYDSAMPLNMLTVLVNKLKLEAESLIPGNRYHKFGDFIAFPNVGKKELEYAPNVPLKVHDLHRTQSMFNRVAQRDYLVNLPYQSYDYIILFLREAAIDPKVTDIQITLYRLAENSKVINALINAAKNGKAVSVLLELKARFDEQANIYWTSRLMEEGVKVNYGLTDYKVHSKICLVKRIEKDKPVYYANLATGNFNEKTAGLYCDHSIFTAKKEITNDLVKLFDALSKRTVTKGFKHLIVSPLESRSKLVNFINREIRNAKQGKLAYIMLKVNSLADEGIIAKLYDASNAGVKIQLIIRGICCLVPGVKGFSENITAISIIDKFLEHARVYIFGNNGKNDMYLSSADLMSRNFEHRVEVGFPVLDHDVKQEIQDIIDLQLQDNTKSRQINALNNNKYHKNRLSKKIRAQVDIYNYLKTKHQS, from the coding sequence ATGAGTAATAAAAAGATTCCATTTTTTAACCGCGAAATCAGTTGGCTTTACTTTAACGAACGTGTACTGCAAGAAGCTGCCGACGAAACAGTTCCGCTGATTGAACGGATTAAATTTCTATCTATATTTTCTTCAAATTTAGAGGAGTTTTATCGTGTGCGGGTAGCCACTATGACCCGGTTAACCAATCTGAACGATAAGGCTAAAGCACTTTTGGGATTTAACCCAAAGAAAATTCTGAACGAGATTAAAAACATTGTTGTAAAACAGGAAAGAAAATTCGATCAGCTTTTTCAGGCTACGCTAATTAACGAGCTTGCCCAGAACAGGATTTTTATTTTAAACGATACCCAACTGAATGTAAGCAGGGGCGAGTTTGTTAAAAATCATTTCAGGGATAAGATTTTATCTAATCTGGTTCCCATTATGCTGGATATGGATAAGCCTTTTCCAGAGCTGAAAGACCGGTATCTTTATTTTTTTGTTAAACTTTCGAAAAAAGACACAAAAGTTAAAGAGAAATACGCGCTCATTGAAATTCCACCGAATTTGCCGCGGTTTTTGGTATTGCCGGAAACAAACGACCTAAAATTTATTATTCTTGCCGAAGATATTATCAGGTATTGCTTAGATGATATATTTTATGTTTTTACCTACGATAATTTAGAGGCCTATTCGATCCAGTTAACACGGGATGCCGAATTGGATATCGATAAAAATATCAATGATAAATTTATCGAGGATTTAAAAAGCAGTTTAGAAAAACGCAAAAAAGGAAAACCCATGCGTTTGCTTTACGATTCGGCTATGCCTTTAAACATGCTTACTGTACTGGTGAATAAGCTTAAGCTTGAGGCTGAAAGTTTAATTCCGGGTAACCGTTACCATAAGTTTGGCGATTTTATTGCCTTCCCGAATGTGGGTAAAAAAGAACTGGAATATGCGCCGAATGTGCCATTGAAAGTGCACGATCTGCACAGAACCCAGAGTATGTTCAATAGAGTCGCCCAGCGCGATTATTTAGTGAATTTACCCTATCAATCGTACGATTATATCATTTTGTTCTTGCGAGAGGCCGCAATTGATCCGAAAGTAACTGACATACAGATTACCTTATACCGGCTGGCAGAAAATTCGAAAGTAATCAATGCCTTAATCAACGCTGCTAAAAATGGCAAGGCAGTTTCTGTTCTACTGGAACTTAAAGCCCGTTTTGATGAGCAGGCCAATATTTACTGGACCAGTCGTTTAATGGAGGAGGGTGTTAAGGTAAATTACGGTCTAACCGATTACAAAGTACATTCTAAAATTTGTTTGGTTAAACGGATCGAAAAGGATAAACCGGTGTACTATGCAAACTTAGCAACCGGGAACTTTAACGAGAAAACTGCAGGTTTATACTGCGACCATAGTATTTTCACGGCAAAGAAAGAGATCACCAACGATCTGGTCAAACTTTTTGATGCGTTAAGCAAACGTACCGTAACCAAGGGTTTTAAACACCTGATTGTTTCCCCACTGGAGAGCCGCTCGAAACTGGTCAATTTTATCAACCGCGAAATCCGAAATGCCAAGCAGGGTAAGCTCGCTTACATCATGCTGAAAGTAAATAGTTTAGCGGATGAAGGGATTATTGCCAAACTTTACGATGCGAGTAATGCCGGGGTTAAAATCCAGCTGATTATCCGCGGAATTTGCTGTCTGGTGCCTGGGGTAAAGGGCTTTAGTGAAAATATTACCGCCATTAGTATTATCGATAAGTTTTTGGAGCATGCCAGGGTTTATATTTTCGGTAATAACGGTAAAAACGATATGTATTTGTCTTCTGCCGATTTAATGAGCCGGAATTTCGAACACCGTGTTGAAGTAGGTTTTCCGGTACTTGATCATGATGTTAAACAGGAGATACAGGATATTATCGATCTGCAGCTGCAGGATAATACCAAATCGAGGCAAATTAATGCCTTAAACAATAATAAATATCACAAAAACAGATTAAGTAAAAAAATAAGGGCACAAGTAGATATTTATAACTATTTAAAAACCAAGCATCAATCATAA
- a CDS encoding chromosome partitioning protein ParA — translation MATKKKAENNNILSIDIGGTSIKTVLLDESGNMLTEYLKSKTPPEATPKDIVSGIVELIKPFPDSYNRVSIGFPGYVKNGIVKTAPNLAKNKWTDIDLAQRVANELGKSVRLVNDADQQGLGVVEGKGFEIVFTVGTGFGTALLFDGELLPHLELAHFPISKEEDYDDYIGNKAFEKIGTERWNKRLKKLIEIYKTVFNYDTLYIGGGNSKQIDFKLESNIKIVTNRDGIKGGAKLWKLADKYNIFTVEPKK, via the coding sequence ATGGCTACAAAGAAAAAAGCTGAAAACAACAATATATTATCGATCGATATTGGCGGTACGAGTATAAAAACGGTTCTTTTGGATGAAAGCGGAAATATGCTTACTGAATATTTAAAAAGCAAAACCCCACCTGAGGCTACTCCGAAAGACATTGTTTCTGGTATTGTTGAATTGATTAAGCCCTTCCCCGACAGTTATAATCGTGTGTCGATCGGTTTTCCAGGTTACGTTAAAAACGGTATTGTTAAAACCGCGCCAAACCTGGCCAAAAATAAATGGACAGATATTGATCTGGCGCAGCGTGTGGCCAACGAGCTGGGTAAATCAGTGCGTTTGGTAAATGATGCTGACCAACAGGGCCTTGGTGTGGTTGAAGGCAAAGGTTTCGAAATCGTTTTCACAGTAGGTACAGGTTTCGGAACGGCTTTATTATTTGATGGAGAGTTATTGCCGCATCTGGAGCTTGCACATTTCCCGATCAGCAAAGAAGAAGATTATGACGATTATATCGGAAACAAGGCCTTCGAAAAAATCGGCACGGAGCGCTGGAATAAAAGGCTTAAAAAATTAATCGAAATCTATAAAACGGTTTTCAATTATGATACCTTATATATTGGAGGTGGCAATTCGAAACAGATAGACTTTAAACTGGAAAGCAATATTAAAATTGTAACCAACAGAGATGGAATTAAAGGCGGTGCCAAACTCTGGAAACTGGCCGATAAGTACAACATCTTTACGGTTGAACCTAAAAAATAA
- a CDS encoding exopolyphosphatase, which translates to MLRYAAIDIGSNAVRLLIADISKQDGKYKYKKNTLIRVPLRLGDDAFLDQYISEKKSADLIKTMTAFKNLMDVYHVSEYLACATSAMREARNGEDIVKLIKKEADVTLEIIEGQREANIIYANHIEEELDENKNYLYIDVGGGSTELSVFVKGAPEASRSFNIGTIRMLDNQDKEETWEEMKDWVKEHTKDYKHLAGIGTGGNINKLFRMSDEKENAPLSLQKLNSMYNKLTSYSLKERINTLGLNPDRADVIIPACEIYLTLMKWTGIKQIYVPKVGMADGIIKLLIEEKLD; encoded by the coding sequence ATGTTAAGATACGCAGCTATAGATATCGGTTCGAATGCAGTGAGGTTACTCATTGCTGATATTAGCAAACAAGACGGAAAATATAAATACAAAAAGAACACCCTTATACGTGTGCCACTCCGACTGGGAGATGATGCATTCTTAGATCAGTATATTTCAGAGAAAAAATCTGCTGATCTGATCAAAACCATGACCGCTTTTAAGAATCTGATGGATGTTTATCATGTTTCTGAATATTTGGCTTGTGCAACCTCTGCAATGCGCGAGGCCCGTAATGGGGAAGATATTGTCAAACTGATTAAAAAGGAAGCGGACGTTACGTTAGAGATTATTGAAGGACAACGGGAAGCGAATATTATTTATGCTAACCATATTGAAGAAGAGTTAGATGAAAATAAAAACTACCTGTATATTGATGTGGGTGGGGGTAGTACCGAGTTGTCTGTTTTTGTAAAAGGTGCTCCTGAAGCTTCAAGATCTTTCAATATCGGTACCATTAGGATGCTCGATAATCAGGATAAGGAAGAAACCTGGGAAGAGATGAAAGATTGGGTAAAAGAACATACAAAAGATTATAAACATCTGGCTGGCATCGGTACAGGTGGCAATATTAATAAGTTATTCCGCATGTCGGATGAGAAGGAAAATGCGCCTTTATCATTACAGAAATTAAATTCGATGTATAATAAATTAACCAGTTATTCATTGAAAGAAAGGATTAATACCCTGGGTTTAAACCCCGACCGTGCAGACGTAATTATCCCGGCCTGCGAGATTTATTTAACCTTAATGAAGTGGACCGGTATAAAACAGATTTATGTACCTAAAGTGGGGATGGCTGATGGGATTATTAAGTTGTTGATAGAAGAGAAACTGGATTAA